One window of the Deinococcus apachensis DSM 19763 genome contains the following:
- a CDS encoding LamG-like jellyroll fold domain-containing protein: MNRHLRSALLTTHLRLPVLASPAGLTLAALGVGGLTGCGSPAASTPAPTPAPTPQPGAVAAPTHFRVTASSASSVTLGWDAVTGAAGYVLERKTGSGAFAAVATPAGTATGHEDKGLTAGTTYVYRLKVKTAAGESDYAPEVQAVPSAVGADTDGDGISDAAEVAGYDVTIKEAGVEKKTYHVTSDPVRTDTDNDGLSDGQERALFTDPTKADTDDDGLSDKDEVNVWASKPNDRDSDGDAQGNPALFDGQEVNTYGTSPTLSDTDGDKYSDYTEIIDRGGAYHPLIANTPRLELSVATAPSISLNVVNTQDSSKNVTHTASLALGTQDSRSATDTQTQRVSAELSATVGAEVSGGTDGFNAKVSASVTATAGYGYEKTAAYTTGSVSSAQKTAEDALSESSGASTTLSGGKLTVGFQVRNAGDVSFNLTDLQVTALRRDPANPGRYVVLGTMTGASVGGGVALSSGQATGTLGASLDLTSDEALALMGRPQDLLFEFSSYNLLDEAGRNFEFLRETTNAQTALVVIDYGNGDIVRQRVATNVQRAGGQIAGVRLSKVLGDILKLPYTTSTGTGGVPVLKTLRDNGPAFTGDVTSGAADHSLWAAIGSSNLNIAPGTGFGDIVLTQNSEIRLVRLQDRDQDGLLSSDEYLYGTDDAKADTDGDGLTDFQEAKVGWDVVTAGTVKGYPRRVYANPAVKDTDGDGLADAQEKTAGTDPQNPDTDRDGDGDKTDPKPLDPTVTSNVAPVVTGLTLVAGTVGTPERLSVSGTASDANGNLKSVLVDWGDGSAPSTVAAGAGTFGVSHDYAASGHYTVRVRATDAAGLTSEALSRGADVTHFGTELKAHYVLDNSARDLGPSNLGGNLAGNGCYAGVTDRWGVTGQATLFNGPGPAGCGGSASGGMTTSSSLNVRAPLTVSFWIKPDADHVGQDSWLVGQRGGAAAAYLGSVNGHAGTSGRVSFALAGTNAGSSVGDLRVTDSQPISTTRWTHYAAVVTLNTGSTTLTLYRDGQAVGTLTRGETYALSTNNAWTVADAQGGSNNNAGSSPYYGAFDDLRFYSRALAPYEIDALSRLDRFPKP, from the coding sequence CCAACCCGGCGCCGTGGCCGCGCCCACCCATTTCAGGGTCACTGCGAGCAGCGCGTCGAGCGTCACGCTCGGTTGGGACGCGGTGACGGGGGCTGCGGGGTACGTGCTGGAACGCAAGACGGGGAGCGGAGCCTTCGCGGCGGTCGCCACCCCGGCCGGGACGGCGACGGGCCACGAGGACAAGGGCCTGACGGCTGGCACGACCTATGTGTACCGCCTCAAGGTCAAGACCGCTGCTGGCGAGAGCGACTACGCGCCCGAGGTCCAGGCTGTCCCGAGCGCGGTCGGTGCGGACACCGACGGGGACGGTATCTCCGATGCCGCCGAGGTGGCGGGCTACGACGTGACGATCAAGGAGGCGGGGGTCGAGAAGAAGACCTATCACGTCACGAGCGACCCGGTGAGGACGGACACTGACAACGACGGGCTGAGCGACGGCCAGGAGCGGGCGCTGTTCACCGATCCCACCAAGGCGGACACCGACGACGACGGGCTGAGCGACAAGGACGAGGTCAACGTCTGGGCCAGCAAGCCGAACGACCGTGACTCGGACGGGGACGCGCAGGGGAACCCGGCGTTGTTCGACGGGCAGGAGGTGAACACCTACGGCACCTCGCCCACCCTGAGCGACACCGACGGGGACAAGTACAGCGACTACACCGAGATCATCGACCGTGGCGGCGCGTACCACCCCCTGATCGCCAACACGCCGCGCCTGGAACTGTCGGTCGCCACCGCGCCCAGCATCAGCCTGAACGTCGTGAACACCCAGGACAGCTCCAAGAACGTCACGCACACCGCGTCCCTGGCGCTGGGCACCCAGGACAGCCGCAGCGCCACCGACACCCAGACCCAGCGGGTGAGCGCCGAGCTGAGCGCGACCGTGGGAGCGGAGGTGAGCGGCGGCACCGACGGCTTCAACGCCAAGGTCAGCGCCTCCGTCACGGCCACCGCTGGCTACGGCTACGAGAAGACCGCCGCCTACACCACTGGGTCGGTGAGCAGCGCCCAGAAGACCGCGGAGGACGCCCTCTCGGAGAGCAGCGGGGCCAGCACCACCCTGTCGGGCGGCAAGTTGACGGTGGGCTTCCAGGTGAGGAACGCGGGCGACGTGTCCTTTAACCTGACCGACCTCCAGGTCACCGCCCTGCGGCGCGACCCGGCCAATCCGGGCCGCTACGTGGTGCTGGGCACGATGACGGGGGCCAGCGTGGGGGGCGGCGTGGCGCTGAGCAGCGGCCAGGCCACCGGGACCCTGGGGGCGTCGCTGGACCTGACGTCCGACGAGGCGCTCGCCCTGATGGGGCGGCCCCAGGACCTGCTGTTCGAATTCAGTTCCTACAACCTGCTGGACGAGGCGGGGCGCAACTTCGAATTCCTCAGGGAAACCACGAATGCCCAGACCGCCCTGGTAGTGATCGACTATGGGAACGGCGACATCGTGCGCCAGCGGGTCGCCACCAATGTGCAGCGCGCGGGAGGCCAGATTGCGGGCGTGCGGCTCTCCAAGGTGCTGGGGGACATCCTGAAGCTGCCCTACACCACCTCCACCGGGACTGGAGGCGTGCCGGTGCTCAAGACCCTGCGCGACAACGGCCCGGCCTTCACGGGCGACGTGACGAGCGGGGCGGCCGACCACTCGTTGTGGGCGGCCATCGGGTCCAGCAACCTGAACATCGCCCCGGGCACGGGCTTCGGCGACATCGTGCTCACCCAGAACAGCGAGATCCGCCTCGTGCGCCTGCAAGACCGTGACCAAGACGGGCTGCTGTCGAGTGACGAGTACCTGTACGGCACCGACGACGCGAAGGCCGACACCGACGGCGACGGGCTCACCGATTTCCAGGAGGCCAAGGTAGGCTGGGACGTGGTGACCGCCGGGACGGTGAAGGGCTACCCCCGCCGCGTGTACGCCAACCCAGCGGTGAAGGACACCGACGGCGACGGGCTGGCCGACGCCCAGGAGAAGACCGCGGGCACCGATCCCCAGAACCCGGACACCGACCGGGACGGCGACGGCGACAAGACGGATCCCAAGCCGCTCGACCCGACGGTCACATCCAACGTGGCCCCGGTGGTCACGGGCCTGACCCTGGTGGCGGGCACGGTGGGTACCCCCGAGCGCCTGAGCGTGAGCGGCACCGCGAGCGACGCCAACGGCAACCTGAAGTCGGTCCTCGTCGACTGGGGTGACGGCAGCGCCCCGAGCACCGTGGCGGCGGGCGCGGGCACCTTCGGCGTCTCCCACGACTACGCGGCCAGCGGCCACTACACTGTCCGCGTGCGCGCCACCGACGCGGCCGGGCTGACGAGCGAGGCGCTGTCCCGCGGCGCCGACGTGACCCACTTCGGCACCGAATTGAAAGCCCACTACGTCCTCGACAACTCGGCACGCGACCTTGGCCCGAGCAACCTCGGGGGCAACTTGGCCGGAAACGGCTGCTACGCGGGCGTGACGGACCGCTGGGGCGTGACTGGGCAAGCGACCCTGTTCAACGGGCCTGGCCCCGCTGGCTGCGGGGGCAGCGCGTCCGGAGGCATGACGACCTCGTCAAGCCTGAACGTGCGCGCGCCCCTGACGGTGAGCTTCTGGATCAAGCCCGACGCCGACCACGTGGGCCAGGACAGTTGGCTGGTGGGGCAGCGGGGCGGGGCCGCCGCCGCGTACCTCGGCTCGGTGAACGGGCACGCTGGCACCAGCGGGCGGGTCAGCTTCGCCCTGGCGGGCACGAACGCGGGTTCCAGCGTGGGCGACCTGAGGGTCACCGATTCCCAGCCCATCTCGACGACCCGGTGGACGCACTACGCGGCGGTGGTCACCCTGAACACGGGCAGCACGACCCTCACGCTGTACCGTGACGGCCAAGCGGTCGGCACCCTGACCCGGGGCGAGACGTACGCCCTGTCCACCAACAACGCCTG